tatagtatttacaCTCGGCcagatatatatacatgcatggtaATTAAAGATGCACGATGGAATTaaggaataataataattaattaattacacaaaGCCACATGacacgcgcgcgcacacactCAGCGcgatgcatgtatatatggtaCGACACTACGTACTACGGGTGTGTAGCTAGATCGATCGATTATATGTAGAGTAATaaagaaaagatgatgaaaTATATGTATAATAAAATGGAATTACATGGCGGTGTATTTAGTGGAGTCGAcgttggcggtggcgaggacgacggcgacgccgaggaggaggaccaCCAGCGCCGTGAAGTTGACGAGTAGCGCCTCCGCCCCGTACCTGGACAGGCGCAGCGGCGGGGCCTGCAGGAAGGTGAGCTTCTCGAGGAAGCCGAGCTGGGCGTTGCCCACGGCGAGCGCGAAgacgaggaggccgaggagcgCGTGCCACGGGACGGCGGAGCGCCTGGTGTCGTGGGAGGCGCcggggaagaagaaggtgagGAAGGCGAGGAGCCAGTGGAGCGCGTAGAGGGAGATGGTGGCGATGCCGATCCAGGAGTGGAGGGAGTAGAGGTTGGGGATGTCGGCCTCGGCGTGGTACTTGAACACCGCGTagatgccgacgccgccgagggCGAGCCCCACGGCGTGCAGCCCCAGGTGCACCTTCTTTCTGGCGTCCCTGCTGCTGACGATGATGGAGAGGGAGCGGTAGGAGAGGATGgcctcggcggcgaggacgacgaggccaAGCACCATGAGCACCGGGTGGGTGTTGAAGATGAGCTGCTTGTTGTGGGAGCGCAGGGCGAGTCCGCCGCGGAAGTGAACGCACCACACCAacaccatcgccgtcgccgccaccgctagcacgtgcgccaccaccaccatgcacccgcctccgccatcgccgcccttGATCACCGCCTTCATCGCCATCGATCGATTGTTTGAGCTAGCTCATGCACTTGAGTAGCTAGTGCGTAGCACTAGTATGTGTTCCCCAACTCAActgcaagaaagaaagaaaagaaaagaaagcactAGTTTAGTTTAGTTAGTTGGGTGGCGGTTACAATTACGTGGAcgccctgccgccgcgcgcgcagatgccgcagccgcagccacaGCTAGCCAGCCAAGCCATCCACATCAACTCGATATATCATATCACCCGCTCCCCCCCGGCCATCTCTTGACAATGATTTTTCCCCCCTAGAGCCCTCGAGCGGATATATGTCCTCGATCGATCATCTCCAGTCATTTCTTACTaaagttactactccctccgtttcaaaatatttaacattattaactttttaagtacgtgtttgaccattcgtcttattcaaaaatttaagtaattatttattcttttcatatcatttgatccattgttaaatatactttcatgtacacatatagttttacatatttcacaaaattttttgaataagacgaacggtcaaacatgtgctaaaaagtcaacggtgtcaaacattttgaaacggagggaatatgtaaatattgttttttctctcactatatatttaataaaattgacACAACAATACGGTATGTTCATTCTTTTTTaagttacaattttttttactacttcCAATTTCTATCTGTATAaactataagaaaaaaaaagaatatataggtggtgtttgaatattctgaagatgaagatgaagacaaATATTAAGtatttcacgcaaaacgaggttgtaataacgtgtgattaattgagttttaatcattacaaacttgaaaaatagattaatctgatattttagaac
The Oryza glaberrima chromosome 8, OglaRS2, whole genome shotgun sequence DNA segment above includes these coding regions:
- the LOC127781595 gene encoding ascorbate-specific transmembrane electron transporter 1-like, whose amino-acid sequence is MAMKAVIKGGDGGGGCMVVVAHVLAVAATAMVLVWCVHFRGGLALRSHNKQLIFNTHPVLMVLGLVVLAAEAILSYRSLSIIVSSRDARKKVHLGLHAVGLALGGVGIYAVFKYHAEADIPNLYSLHSWIGIATISLYALHWLLAFLTFFFPGASHDTRRSAVPWHALLGLLVFALAVGNAQLGFLEKLTFLQAPPLRLSRYGAEALLVNFTALVVLLLGVAVVLATANVDSTKYTAM